agaTTAAGCTTGagttcgccaaagtttattttgccaaatgcgATTTAGCTTGCTGTTCACCATAGCTTCCCTATTTTTATTGGTGTTTGGGTTTATGTCATACATTGGTATTCTGTTTAATTCCATATTTGTGTCGATGGTTTTACAGATGACGATCAGAAATGATATAAAATGTTTTGATTTCCTCTCCATGTTTCCTAAAGCTTATGGTTAAAAAGAAATGTGGCTAGCAGGAAAGTCTGCTATTAAAGAGGGAAAAGTTAGAAGTTACAATGATGTACTATATCCTTAGCACACATGCATCCACTTGGCTACTTACATGCCATACAATGATCACACTGGAGGCCCCAGTAGTAGTAACCTatagtgtatgttgtgtgtactATTTACAATACGACATTAATTGTTAGTGTGATCACAAAGTGAGAAAATAATGTTCACTTTGTGGTGGTGACAGTTTAAAAGTATCGTTGAAAGTACCCTTAGTAAAATGCAATATCAATTTTATTTTTACCAGAATGACTACCCATCAGTCACTCCAGTGACCAaatacactaacacacacacacatgcatgattTTACTCTTGTTTGGTAATAGAAATTCTGAGGACCGTATTTTCTTGTTTAAATGCCGCACCTTTAATAGTCACCACATTTGGATGGTGGCCACACTGTATCCTTAATGATGATCATAAACTCCGCTCTTGAATAAACACCACGGCTATTATTTGAATCCATACTGGGTTAGGAAGAAGGTGAAGTAGAATATCCTACAGTATTATTTACATGTAGAAGTTTTCTCAGCAAGGAAAAGAGCAATAGTCATTCTTCATGTATCTAGAGGCCATATACCATTCATTTGCTGATTCCTTTTAGTGCATATCACAGTGAAATGTACTAGAGCTATTTTGAGAGCTACTAAAGTAAGCTAATACTCTTCTTGTAACTATAGTTGCTGTACTTTAAGACCTGCTTATGCTATAAACACCGCCCTATAATAGTGGTCACCTTGTGACTGCACTGATTTTAGCCACAGCGTTTAACCTAGTAAATATATGGCATGCACAAATTTGTAGATGATAATTCAAAATTAGTATATGTTACAATTAGCTGTGTCTAAAGAACTCGTGAATTAGTAATATCCTTAATTTAAATCAGTACAACTTGCAAATGAGTAGGGTGGTCCAGTTACCCAGTCTAAACAGATAAAAGAATGTTTTAACCATGTTTAGAATGTGTACATCTGTGGCCTTGTCTCTAATGATTCTCTGTTTCATCTTTCAGTAAGTTTCTGTTTTAGGCCCTTTCCAAAATTGGAATTGTGTGACTGAGAAAACTTATAGCACTGACATACTATCCATATATCAAATGCAAGCAGTTTATGATTTCTCTGAACTAGTCCTTTCATCCCAATGTGTTACATGTGGAAGTGTATCATATgttttacataattattgtgatttcATATCTGAGACTGATTTATGTTGTGTGTCACTATGAGTTTATGAAGTCTTAAATTGATTTGTAGAAAGTGCTACTGTGGTTCAATGAGTTTAATGATCAACAAAGAAACATCATGTTCACCAAATTGTTGGCAAGtgatacacacatgtacacacacacactgtcatGTAACGtcttctacagggtaactgtaACTGTGCTCAAATGCATTTGCTGTCGGTATACATGGAACCAATACTACATGTTAGTTGTCCACACAACTGTGAAGACTTTCTCTCATGGCTACCTCCTGGACTTGCATTTCACATACTCTCCTACCTTGACCCAGGTATGAGCTAAGTCTTGTGGTTATTACTGTTTACTGCCTCCCTACCATAATAACTAAGTTTGTTTATagtatttaatgatgttttaataGGACTGTGGTTGTATCCACAAGATTGTTTAATGTAGTTAATTTCTTGCCACACAGTGAGTCTGTGTAGGTGCAGCCAAGTCAGTTTTAGTTGGTTTAACATGGCCAATGATCCTAAGCTGTGGATGAACTTGTGTAGGTGAGTAATGATGGACACTGTCAAGAAAAGTTAACATTGTATTGCTTCCATTAAGAGTGGACAAGTGGCAGTTGTCCCCAGCTTCACAGCTCAAACAACTAACTTCTTATACATTACCAGATGGCAGAGTACAGGTATTTTTGTTGATCAAGGAAAGTTACACATTAATCTCCTATTCTAATAGTGGAAGGCGATATTTACTGAGCGCTACAGACTGTTCTCTAACTGGATGAAGGGGAGATGCACTGTTAGGACTTTCGCGGGTCACACACAAGGTACATGCATACCTTGTAGGTCAAGTATTTGTCTTTACAATGTAAAACCCACACTTGTACAGCTTCCCTCATTGTATTGTTTGTGCTGGAGGCAAATGATATCAAATATGTATGAGTGGCATATGGTTGTATTGAGTGATACCTCCTTATATAGGCATCATGTGTATCCAGTTTGATGACACAAGAATAGTCAGTGGCTCATCAGACAAGACTATCAAAGTGCTATGACATGCATCATGTACTGTTTTTTAGAGTGCTACATTTTATTCAGGTATGGAACATACGTACCAATACACCATGGGCTGCGCTGACACTTGCCGGACATTCAGGACCCGTCCGCTGCCTCCATCTCTATGGTAACAGGCTAGTCAGTGGTTCTACAGACCGGACAATTAAAGTGAGCTTCTATTCATATGAGAGATATAAATGTTTTGTTTAGGTTTGGGATCTGGCAACTGATAAAGTTGATTGGGTGGGAGCAACTTGTAGAGCTACAATGGTTGGCCATAGTCACACAGTCAGGTGTCTGCAGGTGTGTACAACAGCTGAAACATCTCAATAGATTAATAAATTGTTTATAAACTGTTTACTGCAAATAAAGTGTATAGGCCCAATATGTTTGAAACCCATCAAGTTACCAGGTTGTCTGCAATTGACACTTAATTGCCCATATGCAGTTGTACCTCATTACATGCAACATTAGTGTCAACACATTTAACTGTTTGGCATGTGGTGTTAGTTTCCCATCTTGTGGTTTGTGGCTTGTTGTTATAGTCTGATGGAGAAAAGGTGATAAGTGGCTCCTATGACCACTCGTTGAAAGTATGGGATGTCAAATGTGGCCAGTGCAGGGTTACACTAAGGTGTGTGCTACCACTCTTTTGCTGACTGCGATAACAGATGTATTACTAACAGGGGCCACACAGATGCTGTGCTGTGCTTACAGTTTGTTGGGGATACTCTGGTGTCAGGCTCAAGTGATCAAACAATAAAAGTAAGGGTGTTGCTGTTGTCTTTCATTTTATTAACTTGGTTTAGGTGTGGAGTCTTCCACAAGGTCAATGCAAGATGACTTTACATGGCCACCAGGCTGCAGTCACTTGTGTGCAATTTGACCAGAGTAGAATTATCAGCGGATCTCTAGATCGGTTCATCAAGATCTGGAGTATAAATTCTGGCCAGGTACGTATGAACTAATCCATGTCCACACAAGTGTAATCTTGTGGATAGTGTATCAGGAATCTGGACTGGATTAAGGCCGAAGGGCACACAGGAGTAATCAGGTAGATGTTGTTTGGTTCTTTCTTTGCTATTATTTTATTCTTGTTATATTTCAGGCAGTTACAAGTTGATCGGTGGAAGATGGTCAGTGCTGCAGATGACCGAACACTGAAGGTGAGAGGATGCTGTGTTGTGTGCAATTTTGGTAGAGGAGGATATAATGGAAATCATTTGTgtcatataaaattaatgtgatgaTTGTTTTTGTTCATAGTTTAATGTTATCTACATGTGTAGGTGTGGGGTTTGGATTCAGGCAATAGACTGGTTACTCTACAATCACATACTGATGGTGTAACATGTCTACAGTTTAACGACACTACAATTGTATCAGGGTCTTATGACAAGACTGTAAAACTGTGGGATTTCTCTGCTTGTtgatattatgtacatatgcagTCCAATCATTTTTATACTTATCCATTCTcattttttttgtattcaatcTTTTTCTACAATTCTATTATTTGTACTGCAAGTTCACTGATCTGAAAAATATTATGAAATTGATTATTATGCTACATAGGAAGACGTGCATATTAAATGTCAACACGCGTAAAATCCACCATCGTGTTTTCTTGAGTAGCCTCTGTTGGTTGTTTCACTGTGATGTCCCTCTGTGTGTGGGACACAAGGTAAACATACAAGCCTGGGTGTATTTTTACATACCAATTGCAAGTCCCTTTTCAGAGCTGATGGTTTTCTTGTGTTTGTCTGTGTATTCCACTAGTGGCTTATCCTCAAGAGTGACTGGTTTAACTGCAACAGGCCTGTTCTTCAGTATCCgtctgtacatgtacacaacatcAACATACTACATAGAATTGTTTTATAGCATACCCATGGGGTAAGCCTAGTGTTTCTGACTGCAATAAGCTTTCTGCTGTAGATTTCATAAACTCGTTGTGGTGGTCATACTTGGATTTCATGACAAAATCTAGCTTGTCATTTGGCGCCTG
The Dysidea avara chromosome 7, odDysAvar1.4, whole genome shotgun sequence genome window above contains:
- the LOC136260054 gene encoding protein CFAP276-like, translated to MSTELATEVNRDPYPFPRLENDEKFGPTMSPPPTEKVTLKQGELDPWQRLNLTPTLASMRREVYHYDSKAPNDKLDFVMKSKYDHHNEFMKSTAESLLQSETLGLPHGRILKNRPVAVKPVTLEDKPLVEYTDKHKKTISSEKGLAIEGHHSETTNRGYSRKHDGGFYAC